A single region of the Halobacterium wangiae genome encodes:
- a CDS encoding GNAT family N-acetyltransferase translates to MRYAVLGDPDDGPTLRLDWRAFSYAGKFVMSSTGKAIAYQGAALADREDWPPAAREADEPVSDVVGAVSFNEDRTDAASAWLRYVTVHEDRRGDGVGARLCAFVADHLHDDYDRVRIAVNNPFAYEALHKAGFGFTGEETGVAELVLERPAAERDASYQAGLDCYRERDLSDAESAFLDRKRGASPPARVDG, encoded by the coding sequence GTGCGATACGCGGTGCTCGGCGACCCCGATGACGGACCGACGCTCCGCCTCGACTGGCGGGCGTTCAGCTACGCGGGCAAGTTCGTGATGTCCAGCACGGGGAAGGCGATCGCCTACCAGGGCGCGGCGCTCGCGGACCGGGAGGACTGGCCGCCGGCCGCTCGCGAGGCCGATGAACCAGTCTCGGACGTGGTCGGTGCCGTCTCGTTCAACGAGGACCGTACGGACGCGGCGTCGGCGTGGCTCCGGTACGTCACCGTCCACGAGGACCGGCGCGGCGACGGCGTCGGCGCGCGCCTCTGTGCGTTCGTCGCCGACCACCTCCACGACGACTACGACCGCGTTCGAATCGCCGTCAACAACCCGTTCGCCTACGAGGCGCTCCACAAGGCCGGATTCGGCTTCACGGGCGAGGAGACGGGTGTCGCGGAACTCGTCCTCGAACGTCCCGCAGCGGAACGGGACGCGAGCTACCAGGCGGGCCTCGACTGCTACCGCGAACGCGACCTCTCGGACGCCGAGTCGGCGTTCCTCGACCGCAAGCGTGGCGCGTCGCCGCCCGCGAGAGTCGACGGGTGA
- a CDS encoding MFS transporter: MMQTIAVNRNDRAIVGLVSLAHAMVHTYELSIPILIPLWLEAFPVDRATIGVIVAVGYGLFGLGALPGGVLSDRFGSRRLIAGCLFGMAASFVVLSFAPSILAVGFALVCWGIAASVYHPSGLSLISTGVEARGNAFAYHGIAGNVGIALGPLAVTLLLLVADWRTVAIVLAAPAVVAGLVAVRVRFDERAAVPEAEADGGDSKGSVGVGSLSEFVAESKLLLVGPFAAILLVVMLDGLYYRGVLTFLPNVLSEFPAFAPVEFAGREIEPYRYAYSGLLMVGVLGQYVGGKLTDRVSTERAIAVSFGALVVLALAFLPASEVGLVPLLVVGALLGFTLFVIQPLYQATVAVYTPAGTRGLSYGYTYLGVFGVGALGAAIAGGVLQYAGPPTLFAVLALFAALAAGVAAWLSYR, translated from the coding sequence ATGATGCAGACGATCGCAGTGAACCGCAACGACCGCGCCATCGTCGGCCTCGTCTCCCTCGCGCACGCGATGGTCCACACCTACGAACTCTCTATCCCCATCCTCATCCCGCTGTGGCTGGAGGCGTTCCCGGTCGACCGGGCGACCATCGGTGTCATCGTGGCCGTCGGCTACGGCCTGTTCGGCCTCGGCGCGCTCCCGGGTGGTGTGCTCTCGGACCGGTTCGGTTCCCGCCGCCTCATCGCTGGCTGTCTGTTCGGCATGGCGGCGTCCTTCGTCGTGCTCTCGTTCGCACCCTCGATTCTCGCCGTCGGATTCGCGCTCGTCTGCTGGGGGATCGCTGCGAGCGTCTACCACCCTTCGGGGCTCTCGCTCATTAGCACCGGTGTCGAGGCTCGCGGGAACGCGTTCGCCTACCACGGCATCGCGGGTAACGTCGGTATCGCACTCGGCCCGCTGGCGGTCACGCTGCTGTTACTCGTCGCGGACTGGCGGACGGTCGCCATCGTGCTCGCCGCCCCCGCCGTCGTCGCCGGACTCGTCGCCGTCCGTGTGCGCTTCGACGAGCGCGCGGCCGTCCCGGAGGCGGAAGCCGACGGCGGCGACTCGAAGGGCAGCGTCGGCGTCGGCTCCCTCTCGGAGTTCGTCGCCGAGTCGAAACTGCTGCTCGTCGGGCCGTTCGCGGCCATCCTGCTGGTCGTGATGCTCGACGGCCTCTACTACCGCGGCGTGTTGACCTTCCTGCCGAACGTGCTCTCGGAGTTCCCCGCGTTCGCGCCCGTCGAGTTCGCCGGCCGCGAGATAGAGCCCTACCGGTACGCCTACTCGGGACTGCTGATGGTGGGGGTCCTCGGCCAGTACGTCGGTGGTAAACTCACGGACCGCGTCTCGACGGAGCGCGCCATCGCGGTCAGCTTCGGCGCGCTCGTCGTCCTCGCGCTCGCGTTCCTCCCGGCGTCCGAGGTGGGTCTCGTCCCGCTGCTCGTGGTCGGCGCGCTCCTCGGGTTCACGCTGTTCGTCATCCAGCCACTGTACCAGGCGACGGTCGCCGTCTACACGCCGGCCGGCACCCGGGGGCTCTCCTACGGCTACACCTACCTCGGCGTGTTCGGCGTGGGCGCGCTCGGCGCGGCCATCGCGGGCGGCGTCCTCCAGTACGCCGGCCCGCCGACGCTGTTCGCGGTGCTCGCGCTGTTCGCCGCGCTCGCCGCCGGCGTCGCCGCCTGGCTCAGTTACCGGTGA
- a CDS encoding ornithine cyclodeaminase family protein, giving the protein MTETLFLADEDVADLADPADYVDAVREGYRQRGEGAPAKPRTKLLNESPPGMFTAYAAVLPETGAMGGYMYSAGFEERDAWFVTPLFDATTGEPLAIVDGARMNPFKTGAVGAVGVDALAREDANTLAVIGSGAQARGQLRATATVRDLDTVWVYSPTKEHRESFAAEMNERLDASVAAVASSAAAVEEADVVVTATKASEPVFDGENLADGAHVTAMGQYDPNKRELDAATIERSVYVPDLRERATQDAGSFIQAIEEGVVTPDHVHAELGEVVAGHATGRESPEDVTVFDSGGTGIETAAAAYMLYERAVERGRGTEIEFAPASEALTGE; this is encoded by the coding sequence ATGACCGAGACGCTGTTCCTCGCCGACGAGGACGTCGCCGACCTCGCCGACCCCGCCGACTACGTCGACGCCGTCCGGGAGGGGTACCGACAGCGCGGCGAGGGTGCGCCAGCGAAACCGCGGACGAAGCTCCTCAACGAGTCACCGCCGGGCATGTTCACCGCGTACGCAGCCGTCCTCCCGGAGACCGGCGCGATGGGGGGCTACATGTACAGCGCCGGGTTCGAGGAGCGGGACGCGTGGTTCGTCACGCCGCTGTTCGACGCGACGACGGGGGAACCGCTCGCCATCGTCGACGGGGCGCGGATGAACCCGTTCAAGACTGGTGCCGTTGGCGCCGTCGGCGTCGACGCACTCGCTCGCGAGGACGCCAACACGCTCGCCGTGATCGGCAGCGGCGCACAGGCACGGGGACAGCTCCGCGCGACGGCGACCGTGCGAGACCTCGACACCGTCTGGGTGTACTCCCCGACGAAGGAGCACCGCGAGTCGTTCGCCGCGGAGATGAACGAGCGGCTCGACGCGTCGGTCGCAGCCGTCGCGTCTAGCGCGGCGGCAGTCGAGGAGGCGGACGTCGTCGTCACCGCAACGAAGGCGAGCGAACCCGTCTTCGACGGCGAGAACCTCGCGGATGGCGCCCACGTCACCGCAATGGGGCAGTACGACCCGAACAAGCGGGAACTGGACGCGGCCACCATCGAGCGCTCCGTCTACGTGCCTGACCTCCGTGAACGCGCGACGCAGGACGCCGGGTCGTTCATCCAGGCGATCGAGGAGGGCGTCGTCACGCCAGACCACGTCCACGCAGAACTCGGCGAGGTGGTCGCCGGACACGCTACGGGACGAGAGTCGCCCGAGGACGTCACCGTCTTCGACAGCGGCGGCACGGGCATCGAGACGGCTGCCGCGGCCTACATGCTCTACGAGCGCGCGGTCGAACGCGGCCGGGGCACCGAGATCGAGTTCGCGCCGGCCAGCGAGGCGCTCACCGGCGAGTAG
- a CDS encoding class I SAM-dependent methyltransferase produces the protein MHDVPYFDRFAGVYDLAMPSADRADIEAGFAHAERPVELVLDVGGGSGRVARALDQHAVVADASRGMLAEARDHGLPTLQTDAGRLAVRDSSVDAVTIVDALHHFPDWDAAVAEASRVLRPGGVLVVRDFHPATVRGRLLVAVEHLVSFESSFDTPDELAAGVAAAGLDARVLERGFTYTVVGVEPGDG, from the coding sequence ATGCACGACGTGCCGTACTTCGACCGGTTCGCGGGTGTCTACGACCTCGCGATGCCGTCCGCCGACCGGGCGGACATCGAGGCCGGATTCGCACACGCCGAGCGACCCGTCGAGCTGGTCCTCGACGTCGGTGGCGGTAGTGGACGGGTCGCCCGCGCTCTCGATCAGCACGCAGTGGTCGCGGACGCCAGCCGGGGGATGCTCGCCGAGGCCCGGGACCACGGTCTACCGACGCTCCAGACGGACGCCGGGCGACTCGCCGTCCGCGATTCGAGCGTGGACGCCGTCACCATTGTCGACGCGCTCCACCACTTCCCCGACTGGGACGCGGCCGTCGCGGAGGCCAGCCGAGTGCTCCGTCCGGGTGGCGTCCTCGTGGTTCGGGACTTCCACCCGGCGACGGTCCGAGGGCGACTGCTGGTCGCCGTCGAGCACCTCGTCAGCTTCGAATCGTCGTTCGACACCCCCGACGAACTCGCCGCGGGAGTCGCGGCGGCGGGCCTCGACGCCCGCGTCCTCGAGCGCGGGTTCACGTACACGGTGGTCGGCGTCGAACCGGGAGACGGATAA
- the srp19 gene encoding signal recognition particle subunit SRP19 produces MVENVIWPAYFDATLSRREGRRVPSSLAVEEPTVDEIATAVQQVGYDAVVERDVAYPRRHWEGSGRVLVKDADDAGKSDLLQAVAAYVTALRD; encoded by the coding sequence ATGGTCGAGAACGTCATCTGGCCCGCCTACTTCGACGCGACGCTCTCCCGCCGCGAGGGACGTCGCGTCCCCAGCTCGCTCGCGGTCGAAGAGCCGACCGTCGACGAGATCGCGACCGCTGTCCAGCAGGTCGGCTACGACGCCGTCGTCGAACGCGACGTCGCCTACCCCAGGCGCCACTGGGAGGGCTCGGGTCGCGTCCTCGTTAAGGACGCCGACGACGCCGGGAAGTCCGACCTCCTGCAGGCCGTCGCCGCGTACGTGACGGCGCTCCGGGACTGA
- a CDS encoding PH domain-containing protein: MKLHPLSIPYRVVSRGVGLAWAFLVGGVALAQGDPVLTSGAVVLAVLAIAAVVTYEVAYYRRFEYELTPDSLDIYSGVFSRREREIPLRRVQNVDVTRSFVARLLGLAKVEVETAGGGGTEASLRYVSREEAQRLQEEVRERRAAAQGETGTERTTEEAPGERLAEGLAGEEETGTSRRGETLFELSNRDLALYGALSFDPRLFSSVLAFAPFLVPFVSDRVEITRFGVVLLVAVALVGMAALWLVSALARMVRFYGFELRRVGDDLRYERGLFEVRDGTIPLSKLQTVSVEENVLMRRYGFASLAVETAGYAPGSSPSGGSEAAIPIASREAVFEMANTLEPFHAFDISRPPERARKRYVRRYLLVGVGLLAVGYAISRFLVSFPWSALVPLLVLAVPAAERAHRNRGYDLGPDHVVTQTGFWRRQTRIVPYDRVQTVIRRQTVFQRRWSLTSVVVDTAGSRSIAGSDAAALDRDDAEADEISDRVESQLLAALGSD, translated from the coding sequence ATGAAGCTCCACCCGCTGTCGATCCCGTACCGCGTCGTCTCCCGCGGCGTCGGTCTGGCGTGGGCGTTCCTCGTCGGTGGCGTGGCGCTCGCCCAGGGCGACCCCGTGTTGACGAGCGGCGCCGTCGTGCTCGCGGTGCTCGCCATCGCGGCCGTGGTCACCTACGAGGTGGCGTACTACCGCCGCTTCGAGTACGAACTCACGCCCGACAGCCTCGACATCTACTCGGGCGTCTTCTCCCGGCGGGAACGCGAGATTCCGCTCCGTCGCGTCCAGAACGTCGACGTCACGCGGTCGTTCGTCGCCCGACTGCTCGGTCTCGCCAAGGTCGAGGTGGAGACGGCTGGCGGGGGCGGCACGGAGGCCAGCCTCCGGTACGTCTCCCGCGAGGAGGCCCAGCGCCTCCAGGAGGAGGTCCGGGAGCGTCGCGCCGCCGCACAGGGCGAGACGGGGACGGAACGGACCACGGAGGAGGCGCCCGGAGAGCGACTGGCCGAGGGCCTGGCCGGCGAGGAGGAGACCGGGACGTCCCGTCGCGGCGAGACGCTGTTCGAGCTCTCGAACCGCGACCTAGCGCTGTACGGCGCGCTGTCCTTCGACCCGCGGCTGTTCTCCAGCGTCCTGGCGTTCGCGCCGTTCCTCGTCCCGTTCGTCAGCGACCGGGTCGAGATAACGCGGTTCGGCGTCGTCCTGCTCGTCGCGGTCGCCCTGGTCGGCATGGCCGCGCTGTGGCTGGTCTCGGCGCTCGCGCGCATGGTGCGCTTCTACGGCTTCGAACTCCGGCGCGTCGGCGACGACCTGCGCTACGAGCGCGGGCTCTTCGAGGTCAGAGACGGCACCATCCCGCTGTCGAAGCTCCAGACGGTCTCCGTCGAGGAGAACGTCCTGATGCGGCGCTACGGCTTCGCGTCGCTGGCCGTCGAGACCGCGGGGTACGCCCCCGGGAGTTCGCCGAGCGGTGGCTCCGAGGCCGCCATCCCGATCGCCTCGCGCGAGGCGGTGTTCGAGATGGCGAACACCCTCGAGCCGTTCCACGCCTTCGACATCTCCCGACCGCCAGAACGCGCCCGGAAGCGCTACGTCCGGCGGTACCTGCTCGTCGGTGTCGGTCTGCTCGCCGTCGGCTACGCGATCAGTCGGTTCCTCGTCTCGTTCCCGTGGTCGGCGCTCGTCCCGCTGCTCGTGCTGGCGGTTCCCGCGGCCGAGCGCGCCCACCGGAACCGCGGCTACGACCTCGGGCCGGACCACGTCGTCACCCAGACCGGGTTCTGGCGACGCCAGACCCGTATCGTCCCCTACGACCGCGTGCAGACCGTCATCCGGCGCCAGACCGTCTTCCAGCGGCGCTGGTCGCTCACCTCGGTCGTCGTCGACACCGCGGGCTCGCGCTCTATCGCGGGGAGCGACGCCGCCGCGCTGGACCGCGACGACGCAGAGGCCGACGAGATCTCCGACCGCGTGGAGTCACAGCTGCTGGCGGCGCTCGGGAGCGACTGA
- the fen gene encoding flap endonuclease-1, whose protein sequence is MGNADLRQLAAIEEVPFAAVEGSVVAVDVHNWLYKYLTTTVQWTRDDVYTTTDGVEVANLVGVVQGLPKFFEHDLTPVFVWDGGVTELKDEEIEERRDQREEYEEQLADAREAGDHLEAARLDARTQRLTETIHETTRELFDLLDVPQVEAPAEGEAQASYMARVDDAVDYAGSDDYDCLLLGSPLTLRQLTSKGDPERMDFQATLDEHDITWEQLVDVGILCGTDFNPGIDGFGPKTALKAIHEHGDLWGVLEAEDEYVEYGDRIRELFLNPDVTDDYAIHTDLSPDVAAAREFVTEQWEVDADEVERGFSRIEEAVTQTGLDQWT, encoded by the coding sequence ATGGGTAACGCCGACCTCCGTCAACTCGCGGCCATCGAGGAGGTCCCCTTCGCGGCCGTGGAGGGGAGCGTGGTGGCCGTGGACGTGCACAACTGGCTGTACAAGTACCTCACGACGACGGTGCAGTGGACCCGCGACGACGTCTACACGACCACCGACGGCGTGGAGGTTGCGAACCTCGTCGGCGTCGTGCAGGGACTCCCGAAGTTCTTCGAGCACGACCTCACGCCGGTGTTCGTCTGGGACGGCGGCGTCACCGAACTGAAGGACGAGGAGATCGAGGAGCGCCGCGACCAGCGCGAGGAGTACGAAGAGCAGCTCGCGGACGCCCGCGAGGCCGGCGACCACCTGGAGGCCGCACGGCTCGACGCCCGCACGCAACGGCTCACCGAGACAATCCACGAGACGACCCGGGAGCTGTTCGACCTCCTCGACGTGCCGCAGGTCGAGGCGCCCGCGGAGGGCGAGGCACAGGCGTCGTACATGGCGCGCGTCGACGACGCCGTCGACTACGCCGGCAGCGACGACTACGACTGCCTCCTGCTCGGGTCGCCGCTGACGCTCCGCCAGTTGACGAGCAAGGGCGACCCCGAGCGCATGGACTTCCAGGCGACTCTCGACGAACACGACATCACGTGGGAACAGCTGGTCGACGTCGGCATCCTCTGCGGGACGGACTTCAACCCGGGTATCGACGGCTTCGGCCCGAAGACCGCGCTGAAGGCCATCCACGAGCACGGCGACCTCTGGGGCGTCCTGGAGGCCGAGGACGAGTACGTCGAGTACGGCGACCGCATCCGCGAACTGTTCTTGAACCCCGACGTCACCGACGACTACGCCATCCACACCGACCTCTCGCCGGACGTAGCCGCCGCTCGCGAGTTCGTCACCGAGCAGTGGGAGGTCGACGCCGACGAGGTCGAGCGCGGGTTCTCACGCATCGAGGAGGCAGTGACGCAGACCGGTCTCGACCAGTGGACCTGA
- a CDS encoding BolA family protein, translating into MDLSDVEALIEDAIPDSEATVTKMRGDHDEDHLRATVVSPAFEGERLVQQHQRVYDALDGVMTTDVHALELSTYTPEEYDARED; encoded by the coding sequence ATGGACCTCTCCGACGTCGAAGCACTCATCGAGGACGCGATTCCGGACAGCGAGGCGACGGTGACGAAGATGCGGGGCGACCACGACGAGGACCACCTCCGGGCGACGGTCGTCTCCCCGGCGTTCGAGGGCGAGCGCCTCGTCCAGCAGCACCAGCGCGTCTACGACGCCCTCGACGGCGTCATGACGACCGACGTCCACGCGCTCGAACTGTCGACGTACACCCCCGAGGAGTACGACGCGCGAGAGGACTGA
- a CDS encoding CBS domain-containing protein, with protein sequence MPVGELGPEDVVTVEKDAKISDVVDQLESENVGAIVVTDEEKPVGIVTDRDVALALNRMDDLATGDVTDIMTEDPVTLREDDPELAVARTIEDENVRRIPVVDEDGKLTGIVTLDDLVATVGEELGKVSNTIESQSPDYKP encoded by the coding sequence ATGCCTGTAGGCGAACTCGGCCCAGAAGACGTAGTCACGGTGGAGAAAGACGCCAAGATAAGCGACGTCGTCGACCAGCTCGAGTCCGAGAACGTCGGCGCCATCGTCGTCACGGACGAGGAGAAGCCGGTGGGCATCGTCACCGACCGGGACGTGGCGCTCGCGCTGAACCGGATGGACGATCTCGCGACGGGGGACGTCACGGACATCATGACCGAGGACCCGGTGACGCTGCGCGAGGACGACCCGGAGCTCGCGGTCGCGCGGACCATCGAGGACGAGAACGTCCGGCGCATCCCCGTCGTCGACGAGGACGGCAAACTGACCGGGATCGTGACCCTGGACGACCTCGTCGCTACGGTCGGCGAGGAACTCGGGAAGGTATCGAACACGATCGAGAGCCAGTCGCCGGACTACAAGCCGTAA
- a CDS encoding class II fumarate hydratase, with the protein MSEDYRTERDSLGEMQVPADAYWGAQTQRAVENFPISGITFGRRFVRALGVVKKAAAQANYDLGLLDEETADAIADAADEVISGDHDDQFPVDVFQTGSGTSSNMNVNEVVANRAAEILGEGIGDRAVHPNDHVNYGQSSNDVIPTAMHVAALEAVEKDVEPALEVLQHALDEKADEFDDVVKTGRTHLQDATPVRLGQEFGGYRTQIEKGRRRVEDVKSRLAELALGGTAVGTGLNTHPDFPGKAASYISKETGIEFREADDHFEAQAAHDAMSEAHGALRTVAGSLNKIANDLRLLASGPRNGLGEIEQPENQPGSSIMPGKINPVVAEAVNQVHKQVVGNDAAVSAGAAEGQLDLNLYKPVLAYNFLQSASMLANASEVFAERFVAKLEANEEHCERQVDRSMALATALNPAIGYDKASEVAKTALKEGKTVKEVVVEKGYLSEAEAEDALDPEKMTHRGIPGQD; encoded by the coding sequence ATGAGCGAAGACTATCGAACGGAGCGGGACAGTCTGGGGGAGATGCAGGTGCCGGCAGACGCCTACTGGGGCGCGCAGACCCAGCGCGCCGTCGAGAACTTCCCCATCTCGGGCATCACCTTCGGACGCCGGTTCGTGCGCGCGCTCGGCGTCGTGAAGAAGGCGGCCGCGCAGGCGAACTACGACCTCGGCCTCCTCGACGAGGAGACGGCCGACGCCATCGCCGACGCCGCCGACGAGGTCATTTCGGGCGACCACGATGACCAGTTCCCCGTCGACGTCTTCCAGACCGGTAGCGGAACGTCCTCGAACATGAACGTCAATGAGGTCGTGGCGAACCGCGCCGCCGAGATCCTGGGCGAGGGTATCGGCGACCGAGCGGTCCACCCCAATGACCACGTGAACTACGGCCAGTCGAGCAACGACGTCATCCCGACCGCGATGCACGTCGCGGCGCTCGAAGCCGTCGAGAAGGACGTCGAACCGGCTCTGGAGGTGCTCCAGCACGCCCTCGACGAGAAGGCCGACGAGTTCGACGACGTCGTGAAGACGGGGCGCACCCACCTGCAGGACGCCACGCCGGTCCGACTCGGCCAGGAGTTCGGCGGCTACCGGACCCAGATCGAGAAGGGGCGCCGCCGCGTCGAGGACGTGAAATCGCGGCTGGCGGAACTCGCGCTCGGCGGCACCGCCGTCGGCACCGGTCTCAACACCCACCCGGACTTCCCGGGGAAGGCGGCGTCGTACATCAGCAAGGAGACCGGCATCGAGTTCCGCGAGGCCGACGACCACTTCGAGGCGCAGGCCGCCCACGACGCAATGTCGGAGGCCCACGGCGCGCTCCGCACGGTCGCGGGCAGCCTCAACAAGATCGCCAACGACCTCCGTTTGCTCGCCTCCGGGCCGCGCAATGGCCTCGGCGAGATCGAACAGCCGGAGAACCAGCCTGGCTCCTCGATCATGCCCGGGAAGATCAACCCGGTCGTCGCGGAGGCCGTCAACCAGGTCCACAAGCAGGTCGTGGGCAACGACGCCGCCGTGAGCGCGGGCGCCGCCGAGGGCCAACTCGACCTCAACCTCTACAAGCCCGTGCTCGCGTACAACTTCCTCCAGTCTGCGAGTATGCTCGCGAACGCCAGCGAGGTGTTCGCCGAGCGCTTCGTCGCGAAACTCGAGGCCAACGAGGAGCACTGCGAGCGCCAGGTCGACCGTTCGATGGCGCTGGCGACCGCACTCAATCCCGCCATCGGCTACGACAAGGCCAGCGAGGTCGCGAAGACGGCGCTCAAGGAGGGCAAGACCGTGAAGGAGGTCGTCGTCGAGAAGGGGTACCTCTCCGAGGCGGAGGCCGAAGACGCCCTCGACCCGGAGAAGATGACTCACCGCGGCATCCCCGGGCAGGACTGA
- a CDS encoding H/ACA ribonucleoprotein complex subunit GAR1 yields MRRAGDVVRTAQNVAVVRCDDEQHPDIGASVVDQNLDSVGRVVDVFGPIERPYLSVTPDRGVHLPALVGQTLYVR; encoded by the coding sequence ATGCGTCGCGCCGGCGACGTGGTGCGAACCGCACAGAACGTCGCGGTCGTGCGCTGCGACGACGAGCAGCACCCGGACATCGGGGCCAGCGTCGTCGACCAGAACCTGGACTCGGTCGGCCGCGTCGTGGACGTGTTCGGGCCGATCGAACGGCCGTACCTCTCGGTCACGCCGGACCGCGGCGTCCACCTGCCGGCGCTCGTCGGGCAGACGCTGTACGTCCGGTGA
- a CDS encoding PH domain-containing protein, protein MERLDSRIRLIWFVRVIVFATVAAVVVGIAVANVGFLQVVSPVVAVAAVFGSLGILGTVHLLLRYRAWRFEVREDTLYIERGVLVSVRTVVPYVRVQHVDARRGPLQRLLGLGSVVVYTAGSRGADVSIPGLTAERADEAQETLRRLAIESEPTEGDAGDAV, encoded by the coding sequence ATGGAACGACTCGACTCGCGGATTCGTCTCATCTGGTTCGTCCGCGTCATCGTCTTCGCTACCGTCGCGGCCGTCGTCGTGGGTATCGCCGTCGCCAACGTCGGCTTCCTCCAGGTCGTCTCCCCCGTCGTCGCCGTCGCAGCGGTGTTCGGCTCCCTCGGCATCCTCGGCACCGTCCACCTCCTCCTGCGCTACCGCGCGTGGCGCTTCGAGGTGCGCGAGGACACGCTGTACATCGAGCGCGGCGTCCTCGTGAGCGTGCGCACGGTCGTCCCGTACGTCCGCGTCCAGCACGTCGACGCGCGTCGCGGGCCGCTCCAGCGCCTGCTCGGCCTCGGGAGCGTCGTCGTCTACACCGCGGGGTCCCGCGGTGCCGACGTGTCGATACCCGGACTCACGGCCGAACGCGCCGACGAAGCCCAGGAGACGCTCCGCCGCCTCGCCATCGAGAGCGAACCGACCGAGGGCGACGCCGGGGACGCCGTATGA
- a CDS encoding presenilin family intramembrane aspartyl protease PSH, with protein MNDSTRVVAVLGVVVGLFLVVQFGALALLEPFEDAGLQSTEDPQNPLNSVFYVGFLLVVTAAILLVIKYDVQWILRGFVLLTSGFIASYVFGVALPAVDVAGVNLAAYVPAAVLVVALYAYPEWWVIDGAGAIMGMGAAALFGISFGILPAIVLLTALAVYDAISVYGTEHMLTLASGVMELRLPVVLVVPTTLDYSFREDAEEVAESAAEGERDESGPDRGAYFIGLGDAVMPSILVASAAFFLDTPEVFGVELAALTAIVGTMMGLLVLMRMVFEGRAHAGLPLLNGGAILGYLVGALAAGIPLVEALGLAQWV; from the coding sequence ATGAATGACTCGACCCGCGTCGTCGCTGTGCTCGGCGTCGTCGTCGGCCTCTTTCTCGTCGTCCAGTTCGGCGCGCTCGCGCTCCTCGAACCGTTCGAGGACGCGGGCCTCCAGTCGACGGAGGACCCCCAGAACCCGCTCAACAGCGTCTTCTACGTCGGCTTCCTGCTGGTCGTCACGGCTGCGATCCTGCTCGTCATCAAGTACGATGTCCAGTGGATCCTCCGCGGATTCGTGCTGCTGACGAGCGGGTTCATCGCGTCCTACGTCTTCGGTGTCGCGCTCCCCGCCGTCGACGTCGCGGGCGTGAACCTCGCGGCGTACGTCCCCGCGGCCGTCCTCGTGGTCGCGCTGTACGCCTACCCCGAGTGGTGGGTCATCGACGGCGCCGGCGCCATCATGGGGATGGGTGCCGCGGCGCTGTTCGGCATCAGTTTCGGCATCCTGCCGGCGATCGTGTTGCTGACGGCGCTCGCCGTCTACGACGCCATCAGTGTCTACGGCACGGAACACATGCTGACGCTCGCCTCCGGCGTGATGGAGCTCAGGCTCCCGGTCGTGCTGGTCGTCCCGACGACGCTCGACTACTCCTTCCGCGAGGACGCCGAGGAGGTGGCCGAGTCGGCAGCCGAGGGCGAACGCGACGAATCGGGTCCGGACCGGGGCGCGTACTTCATCGGCCTCGGCGACGCCGTGATGCCGTCGATTCTCGTGGCGAGTGCCGCGTTCTTCCTCGACACGCCGGAGGTGTTCGGCGTGGAACTCGCCGCGCTGACCGCGATCGTCGGGACGATGATGGGGCTACTTGTCCTGATGCGGATGGTGTTCGAGGGGCGGGCGCACGCGGGGCTACCGCTGTTGAACGGGGGCGCCATCCTCGGCTACCTGGTCGGCGCACTCGCTGCGGGAATCCCGCTCGTGGAGGCACTCGGCCTCGCGCAGTGGGTGTAG
- a CDS encoding DUF3054 domain-containing protein, whose translation MNIVDVDARAFVRFLPGDLLAVFALVLVGTMQHGSLTAERYAGVLVPFLVGWLVVAPLVGAYASEVLESTRSALVLGVASWLGTDFVGQVLRGTDYFPGEADPVFFLVALLFGGLFVAVTRFATLVVVDLTGN comes from the coding sequence ATGAACATCGTCGACGTCGACGCGCGGGCGTTCGTGCGGTTCCTCCCCGGGGACCTGCTGGCCGTCTTCGCGCTCGTTCTGGTCGGAACGATGCAACACGGGTCGCTGACCGCCGAGCGGTACGCCGGCGTCCTGGTCCCGTTCCTCGTCGGCTGGCTGGTCGTCGCGCCGCTGGTCGGCGCCTACGCCTCGGAAGTACTGGAGTCGACGCGCAGCGCGCTCGTGCTGGGCGTCGCGTCGTGGCTTGGCACCGACTTCGTCGGGCAGGTGCTGCGGGGCACCGACTACTTCCCCGGCGAGGCGGACCCCGTGTTCTTCCTCGTCGCGCTGCTGTTCGGCGGACTGTTCGTCGCCGTCACGCGGTTCGCGACGCTCGTCGTCGTCGACCTCACCGGTAACTGA